A portion of the Melitaea cinxia chromosome 1, ilMelCinx1.1, whole genome shotgun sequence genome contains these proteins:
- the LOC123656439 gene encoding solute carrier family 12 member 8 produces MDENNRTRGTDLVVDSFRSDETGYDRARMRRQSGGFVDLGNESQYGTGGHQASSANEIFADVQGDVPWWKSNFFISQPVLFGTWDGVFTSCLINIFGVIVFLRSGWMVGQAGLVNTILILLFTVFVALISVLSAVGICERCRIESGGVYFILAHTLGSRLGGALGMVYCFGQAVGCALNVFGFGESMADLVGTENTWAARGFAVAAVLLLGTINIAGVKWVIKLQFVLLLIILLAAVDFFVGSFTTVPGVEFKGWLGGTMANNTWANYQDNYTWFKCFGVFFPTITGILAGINMSGDLKNPSINIPNGSLAAIGTGTFLYLMFVITLAATVTRDALLTNFSITADISAVKVLLLAGLYVSSMSSCLGAMYGTPRVLQSIANEKVIPGLEVLGHGRGPNKVPIYSMVVVAVVTVTFIIIGDINKLAPIVTMPFLITYASIDYSYFALAQTFDLQHKREMRFQGQSQRDMQVYGATGSDLDLLFPERIRHKNVGDFTPSPTDSAIMNGRMASNGDVRRPNVNVHSKNKNWYSHLCNRWLSLIGVAIKLLLMVLVHWMYALGCLSILWLIWLYIGAANPAVKPGRASEFRFFHWVKIAFLQAIGKRPLEYEQLVVTPVHADISMEQERLNDDNEDFASRRRYHQSTALQSHLVSVDT; encoded by the exons atggATGAAAATAATAGAACAAGGGGGACTGATTTAGTCGTAGATAGTTTTCGAAGTGATGAAACAGGGTACGATAGAGCTCGGATGCGAAGACAATCAGGTGGATTCGTAGATTTAGGTAACGAATCACAGTATGGTACAGGTGGACATCAAGCTTCTAGTGCCAATGAAATTTTTGCAGATGTTCAG GGTGATGTGCCGTGGTggaaatctaatttttttatatcacagcCGGTTCTCTTTGGAACTTGGGATGGAGTTTTTACATCATgtctgataaatatttttggGGTCATTGTATTTTTAAGATCAGGTTGGATGGTTGGACAGGCTGGCTTGGTGAATACAAtacttatacttttatttacag TGTTTGTGGCACTGATTTCTGTTTTATCAGCTGTGGGAATATGTGAAAGATGTAGAATAGAAAGTGGTGGAGTGTATTTTATATTGGCTCATACATTGGGCTCTAGACTCGGGGGTGCATTAGGAATGGTTTATTGTTTCGGCCag GCTGTAGGATGTGCCTTAAATGTGTTTGGGTTTGGTGAATCAATGGCAGATTTAGTGGGCACGGAAAATACATGGGCAGCCCGTGGCTTCGCCGTTGCAGCTGTGCTTTTGCTAGGCACCATTAACATTGCTGGTGTAAAATGGGTTATAAAACTTCAATTTGtcttacttttaattattttgttggcTGCTGTAGACTTCTTTGTTGGATCTTTTACAACAGTGCctg gtGTTGAATTTAAAGGCTGGCTCGGTGGCACAATGGCTAATAATACTTGGGCTAACTATCAAGATAATTATACCTGGTTTAAGTGCTTTGGCGTTTTTTTTCCAACTATCACTGGAATTCTAGCTGGTATCAACATGAGTGGAGATTTAAAAAATCCTTCTATCAACATTCCAAATGGTTCCTTAGCTGCTATAGGAACAGG aacttttttatatttaatgtttgtaataacATTAGCAGCAACTGTAACAAGAGATGCATTACtaacaaatttttcaataaCTGCTGACATCTCTGCAGTAAAAGTTTTGCTTCTAGCTGGACTGTATGTTAGTTCAATGAGTTCATGTCTTGGCGCTATGTATGGGACGCCTAGAGTTTTACAAAGTATAGCTAATGAAAAGGTCATCCCTGGTCTCGAAGTACTCGGTCATGGG AGAGGTCCAAATAAAGTTCCTATTTATTCAATGGTTGTAGTAGCAGTAGTGACAGTAACATTTATAATCATTGGAGACATAAACAAGCTTGCACCAATTGTCACGATGCCTTTTCTTATTACATATGCTAGCATAGATTATTCTTATTTTGCTCTCGCCCAAACATTTGATTTGCAACATAAACGAGAAATGAG attTCAGGGTCAATCACAAAGAGACATGCAGGTTTATGGAGCAACAGGTAGTGATTTGGATCTGCTATTCCCTGAAAGGATAAGACACAAAAATGTTGGG GATTTTACTCCATCTCCAACTGATTCAGCCATTATGAATGGACGTATGGCGTCGAATGGTGATGTTCGTCGACCAAATGTCAACGTTcattcaaaaaacaaaaattggtACTCACACCTATGCAATAGATGGCTGTCATTAATAGGG GTAGCAATAAAACTGCTGTTAATGGTGTTGGTGCATTGGATGTATGCTCTTGGTTGTTTGTCTATCTTATGGTTGATATGGCTTTATATTGGCGCGGCTAATCCTGCCGTGAAGCCGGGTCGAGCTTCCGAATTCAGATTTTTCCATTGGGTTAAAATAGCTTTCCTTCAAGCTATTgg TAAGCGACCCTTGGAGTATGAGCAGTTGGTAGTAACACCAGTTCATGCGGACATTTCTATGGAACAAGAGAGATTAAATGATGACAACGAAGATTTTGCGTCGCGAAGACGCTATCATCAATCTACGGCACTGCAAAGTCATCTCGTTAGTGTGGATACGTAA